The following are from one region of the Chloroflexota bacterium genome:
- a CDS encoding Hsp70 family protein, whose product MTPLITRNTTIPTAKSQIFTTATDNQMSVEIHVLQGERPMVAENKSIGRFILDGLLSAPRGVPQIEVTFDLDANGILNVSARDKGTGREQRITITASSGLSKEEVERMVREAEAHAEEDRRKREEIEVRNQADGLIYSTERLLREQGERVPAELRGEVEGKVSVLREALGSTDIGAVRRAMEGLSLSLQRIGQAVYGQAGASQAGASQSGGEGPQEGTIEGEFREV is encoded by the coding sequence ATGACCCCGCTGATCACCCGCAACACGACCATTCCCACGGCCAAGAGTCAGATCTTCACCACGGCCACTGACAACCAGATGAGCGTGGAGATTCATGTCCTGCAAGGGGAGCGTCCCATGGTGGCTGAGAACAAGAGCATTGGGCGCTTCATCCTTGATGGGCTTCTGTCTGCTCCGCGGGGGGTGCCCCAGATTGAGGTGACCTTTGATCTTGATGCCAATGGTATCCTCAATGTTTCGGCGCGGGACAAAGGGACGGGGCGGGAGCAGCGCATCACCATCACGGCCTCCAGTGGGCTTTCCAAGGAGGAGGTGGAGCGGATGGTGCGTGAGGCTGAGGCGCATGCGGAGGAAGATCGGCGCAAGCGGGAGGAGATTGAGGTACGCAACCAGGCTGATGGGCTTATTTACAGCACGGAGCGGCTGCTGCGTGAGCAGGGGGAGCGGGTGCCGGCCGAGTTACGCGGTGAGGTGGAGGGGAAGGTGAGCGTCCTGCGCGAGGCCCTTGGGAGTACGGATATTGGGGCGGTGCGCCGGGCGATGGAGGGTCTCTCCCTCTCCCTGCAGCGGATTGGGCAGGCCGTCTATGGGCAGGCCGGGGCCAGCCAGGCTGGTGCATCCCAGAGTGGGGGAGAAGGTCCCCAGGAGGGTACCATCGAGGGGGAGTTCCGTGAGGTGTGA